Proteins encoded within one genomic window of Flavobacterium sp. NG2:
- a CDS encoding Cof-type HAD-IIB family hydrolase: MKYKMLVLDMDDTLLMDDHTISEENKNMLALAKEAGVQIVLASGRPTPAMVEYAKELNLEDSYIISYNGAVITDLKNNEVIFEQTLTQEQIHELYDYSLENKTHIITYLDGSLVSETHSEYIDVELNITGMHHNVVPNFKEAIYKPAIKCILLEEPTYLKTVEGKLKAAMPHLSVCMSKPFFLEVAQNGIDKAASVHFLAEKLNIKQAEVIAVGNAGNDLTMVEYAGLGVWVDNVDPDLRDRANVIVASNNDHGVAEVVRRFILN, encoded by the coding sequence ATGAAATACAAAATGCTGGTCTTAGACATGGATGACACCTTGTTGATGGATGACCATACAATTTCGGAAGAAAATAAAAATATGTTGGCTTTGGCCAAAGAGGCAGGTGTTCAGATTGTTTTAGCTTCTGGACGTCCTACGCCTGCAATGGTTGAATATGCAAAAGAATTGAATCTTGAAGATTCTTATATTATTTCGTATAACGGTGCAGTCATCACTGATTTGAAAAACAATGAAGTGATTTTTGAACAAACATTAACGCAAGAGCAAATTCACGAGTTGTACGATTATAGTTTGGAAAATAAAACACATATTATCACCTATCTTGATGGATCTTTAGTAAGTGAAACACATTCTGAGTATATTGATGTGGAATTAAATATTACAGGAATGCATCACAATGTTGTCCCTAATTTTAAAGAAGCAATTTACAAGCCAGCAATAAAATGTATTTTACTAGAAGAACCAACCTATTTAAAAACAGTTGAAGGAAAGTTGAAAGCGGCCATGCCTCATTTGAGTGTATGTATGTCAAAACCTTTTTTCCTTGAAGTGGCCCAAAACGGAATAGATAAAGCGGCCAGCGTTCATTTCTTAGCCGAAAAACTAAACATCAAACAAGCCGAAGTGATTGCAGTGGGGAATGCTGGAAACGATTTAACGATGGTGGAATATGCAGGACTTGGTGTATGGGTGGATAACGTAGATCCTGATTTGCGTGACCGTGCCAATGTGATTGTGGCTTCAAACAACGATCATGGTGTCGCTGAGGTGGTACGTCGTTTTATATTGAATTAG
- a CDS encoding sigma-70 family RNA polymerase sigma factor, with translation MLEEKEFIERLLNPKTQNESFQKLLLDYQKPLYNHIRNIVLNHDDADDVLQNTFIKVFQHLKNFKGESKLFSWMYRIATNEALTFLNQKAKKSGISSEALQNKTIDNLKSDSYFDGDELQIKLQKAITTLPEKQQLVFKMKYFEELKYEDISEILGTSVGALKASYHHAVKKIEAFITNN, from the coding sequence TTGCTCGAAGAAAAAGAATTTATAGAACGATTATTGAACCCTAAAACGCAAAATGAATCGTTTCAAAAACTCTTGTTAGATTATCAAAAACCTTTGTACAATCACATACGCAATATTGTATTAAACCACGATGATGCTGATGATGTTTTACAAAACACATTTATTAAGGTTTTTCAACACTTAAAAAACTTTAAAGGCGAAAGCAAACTATTTTCATGGATGTATCGAATTGCTACCAATGAAGCGCTTACTTTTTTGAATCAAAAAGCAAAAAAAAGCGGTATTTCTTCTGAAGCTTTACAAAACAAAACCATTGACAATCTTAAATCCGATAGTTATTTTGACGGGGATGAGCTTCAAATTAAATTACAAAAAGCAATAACCACTCTTCCTGAGAAACAACAATTGGTTTTCAAAATGAAATATTTCGAAGAGTTAAAATACGAAGATATATCCGAAATACTAGGAACATCGGTAGGTGCATTAAAAGCATCTTACCATCATGCCGTAAAAAAAATAGAAGCATTCATTACCAATAATTAA
- a CDS encoding DUF2007 domain-containing protein — protein MGLMKVFSGSEVLALALKEKIEAAGVDVVMKVNIQSARLAGFGSYGQAVELFVQETLYGKIYPIIEEFKMNL, from the coding sequence ATGGGATTAATGAAAGTGTTTTCTGGGAGTGAAGTTTTAGCTCTTGCTTTAAAAGAGAAAATTGAAGCTGCAGGAGTTGATGTGGTGATGAAAGTTAATATCCAATCAGCACGTCTGGCAGGTTTTGGTAGTTATGGTCAAGCAGTCGAATTGTTTGTTCAAGAAACCTTATACGGAAAAATTTATCCGATTATTGAGGAATTCAAAATGAATTTGTAG
- a CDS encoding dipeptidyl-peptidase 3 family protein yields the protein MMLFSVVCHAQNPKDVDSFDYQVEQFSDIKVLRYQIPGWDKLTLKEQKLVYYLCQAGTSGRDIIWDQNYKYNLKIRKALENVYLNYKGDKTSPDWASFEVYLKRVWFSNGIHHHYSKDKIKPEFSQQYFNALLQSTKTVLEPYIVAILFNDKDGKKVNLDESKGLVEGSAVNFYEKGISHKEVEAFYAKKVSPEPEKPYSFGLNSKLIRNKKGQLEEKVWKSGGMYGAAIDQIIYWLEKAKTVAENKPQADALGLLIEYYKTGSLKTWDDYNIAWLQATEGNIDYINGFVEVYNDPLGYRGSYECIVQIKDFDMSKKMELVSNNAQWFEDNSPLMIAHKKKNVVGVSYKTIIVAGEAGDASPSTPIGVNLPNADWIRAAHGSKSVSLGNIVESYSKSAGKGRLEEFANDVEEVELAKKYGEIGDKLHTALHEVVGHASGQINPGVGTPKETLKSYASTLEEGRADLVALYYLYDSKIQELGLVDDWKKVGMESYDSYIRNGLMTQLIRIQLGADIEEAHMRNRQWVSAWVYEKGVKDNVISKLNRDGKTYININDYDKLHDLFGQLLREVQRIKSEGDYEAGKLLVEKYGVKVDQKLHAEVLERNKQFTSAPYSGFVNPVLVPKVNAKGEIIGIEVKQPKTFAEQMLFYSKKFSFLPLEN from the coding sequence ATGATGCTTTTTTCGGTAGTTTGTCATGCACAAAATCCAAAGGATGTTGATTCATTCGATTACCAAGTAGAGCAGTTTTCAGATATTAAAGTATTGCGTTATCAAATCCCTGGATGGGATAAACTAACATTGAAAGAGCAGAAATTAGTCTATTATCTTTGTCAGGCAGGAACTTCGGGTAGAGATATTATCTGGGACCAAAACTACAAATACAATTTAAAAATTAGGAAAGCCTTAGAGAATGTTTATTTGAATTATAAAGGAGATAAAACGTCTCCTGATTGGGCAAGCTTTGAGGTCTACTTAAAACGCGTTTGGTTTTCAAATGGAATTCACCACCATTATTCTAAAGATAAAATCAAGCCAGAGTTTTCACAACAATATTTTAATGCTTTATTACAATCAACAAAAACTGTTCTTGAGCCTTATATTGTTGCCATTCTTTTTAATGATAAGGATGGAAAAAAAGTAAATTTAGATGAGTCCAAAGGTTTGGTTGAAGGTTCTGCCGTTAATTTTTACGAAAAAGGAATTTCGCATAAAGAAGTTGAAGCTTTTTATGCTAAAAAAGTAAGTCCAGAACCGGAAAAACCGTATTCTTTTGGTTTGAATTCAAAATTAATTCGAAATAAAAAAGGGCAATTAGAAGAGAAAGTTTGGAAAAGTGGTGGTATGTATGGAGCAGCGATTGATCAAATTATATATTGGTTAGAAAAAGCAAAAACGGTAGCCGAAAATAAACCACAGGCAGATGCTCTAGGGTTGTTAATTGAATATTACAAAACAGGAAGTTTAAAGACTTGGGATGATTATAATATTGCATGGCTTCAAGCGACCGAAGGGAATATTGATTATATCAATGGTTTTGTCGAGGTTTATAATGATCCGCTTGGATATCGAGGTTCTTATGAGTGTATTGTTCAAATTAAGGATTTTGATATGTCTAAGAAAATGGAATTGGTTTCGAATAATGCACAATGGTTTGAAGATAACTCACCTTTGATGATCGCGCATAAAAAGAAAAATGTTGTTGGGGTTTCTTATAAAACGATTATTGTGGCTGGTGAAGCTGGAGATGCTTCACCGAGTACGCCCATTGGTGTTAACCTTCCTAATGCCGATTGGATTAGAGCAGCTCATGGTTCTAAGTCGGTTTCGTTAGGGAATATTGTAGAGTCTTATTCAAAATCGGCGGGTAAAGGACGATTAGAGGAATTTGCAAATGATGTAGAAGAGGTGGAATTAGCAAAAAAGTATGGAGAAATAGGGGATAAGTTGCATACAGCCTTGCATGAAGTGGTAGGCCATGCTTCAGGACAAATTAATCCAGGTGTAGGTACGCCAAAAGAAACCTTAAAGAGTTATGCTTCCACTTTGGAGGAAGGAAGAGCTGATTTAGTAGCCTTGTATTATTTATATGATTCTAAAATTCAAGAATTAGGTTTGGTTGATGATTGGAAGAAAGTGGGGATGGAATCTTATGATAGTTACATTCGGAATGGTTTGATGACGCAACTAATTCGAATTCAATTAGGTGCTGATATTGAAGAAGCTCACATGAGAAATCGTCAATGGGTTAGTGCTTGGGTATATGAAAAAGGCGTGAAAGACAATGTAATATCTAAATTGAATCGCGATGGGAAAACCTATATCAATATCAATGATTATGATAAACTACACGATTTGTTTGGTCAATTATTAAGAGAAGTACAACGCATAAAATCTGAAGGAGATTATGAAGCAGGAAAGTTGTTAGTTGAAAAATACGGAGTAAAAGTCGACCAGAAATTGCATGCCGAGGTGTTAGAGCGGAACAAACAATTTACTTCGGCTCCATATAGTGGTTTTGTGAATCCTGTTTTGGTACCAAAAGTAAACGCCAAGGGTGAAATTATAGGTATTGAAGTAAAACAGCCTAAAACCTTTGCAGAACAGATGTTGTTTTATTCTAAAAAATTCAGCTTTTTGCCTTTAGAGAATTAA
- a CDS encoding sensor of ECF-type sigma factor, giving the protein MILKKIFLLFLTISFCSYAQDGLKEKKDQIKALKVKFFTSELELSASESEKFWPIYNAYDDKQFEIRHQKVKTYRYQMRDNILSKMSEREASALLSQIESTDEELYQLKKSLIIDLKSILPKVKIIKLKKAEEDFNRKLLQQYKDKQDRK; this is encoded by the coding sequence ATGATTTTAAAAAAAATATTCCTACTCTTTTTAACAATTTCATTTTGTTCTTATGCACAGGATGGTTTAAAAGAAAAAAAAGACCAAATCAAAGCCTTAAAGGTGAAATTCTTTACTTCAGAACTTGAATTATCAGCATCTGAATCAGAAAAATTTTGGCCTATCTACAATGCTTATGACGACAAACAATTCGAAATAAGACATCAAAAAGTGAAGACTTACAGATACCAAATGCGTGATAACATTTTAAGCAAAATGAGCGAAAGAGAAGCTAGTGCATTACTATCACAAATAGAAAGTACTGACGAAGAACTTTACCAACTCAAAAAAAGTTTAATTATAGATTTAAAAAGCATTCTACCAAAAGTAAAAATCATTAAACTCAAAAAGGCAGAAGAAGATTTCAACAGAAAACTACTGCAACAATACAAAGACAAACAAGACAGAAAATAG
- a CDS encoding SRPBCC family protein — protein sequence MRIIKYLFLLFLLSLVALSIFIATQKGEFNIERSKIINSSKSSVYNYINDYKNWEDFGSWMTDDPEMKLIYAEKTIGPGASYSWEGKDGNGEMKTLFVKENDSISQKMTFNDSPSTVNWSFKDTIGGTKVTWRTKGKMSFFFKIYAALKGGPDKIIGQMYEKSLDNLDKALDHEINTYSIKENGLVKRPNIFYLAQTFTCEIDKVIKNTKIVIPKITNFCQENNISINGKPFVIYHSYDLDKKITKVSICLPIKSEIFISPGSDINSGKLETTEAVKTTLYGDYSHIQKALDKGFAYLNKNQHKTDPAISHIESFVIGRNEIKNASKWETQIFIPLAPKIAPAPKIVIPPTETYEEREEESTVEPLTPVTSQPLKITKPIIKKIEPKKIQGVEKKEEHSEF from the coding sequence ATGAGAATTATAAAATATCTATTTCTTTTATTCCTACTCAGCCTTGTAGCTTTATCTATTTTTATCGCTACTCAAAAAGGAGAATTTAACATTGAAAGAAGCAAAATCATTAATAGCTCAAAATCATCTGTTTACAACTATATCAATGATTATAAAAACTGGGAAGATTTTGGCTCATGGATGACAGATGACCCTGAAATGAAGTTAATATATGCCGAGAAAACTATTGGCCCTGGTGCCTCTTATAGTTGGGAAGGCAAGGATGGAAATGGAGAAATGAAAACTCTTTTTGTAAAAGAAAATGATAGTATTTCTCAAAAAATGACATTCAACGATAGCCCTTCCACTGTTAATTGGAGTTTCAAAGATACTATTGGAGGAACAAAAGTAACTTGGAGAACCAAAGGAAAAATGAGTTTCTTCTTTAAAATATACGCCGCTTTAAAAGGAGGACCTGACAAGATAATAGGACAGATGTACGAAAAAAGTCTTGACAATCTAGACAAAGCACTTGATCACGAAATCAATACCTATAGTATAAAAGAAAATGGTTTAGTAAAAAGACCTAACATATTTTATTTAGCACAAACATTTACTTGTGAAATTGACAAAGTCATCAAAAACACTAAAATTGTAATACCAAAAATCACCAACTTTTGCCAAGAAAACAACATTAGCATCAACGGAAAACCTTTTGTAATTTATCATTCCTATGATTTGGATAAAAAAATCACCAAGGTATCGATTTGTCTTCCTATAAAATCAGAAATTTTCATTAGTCCAGGAAGTGACATTAACTCCGGGAAACTTGAAACAACTGAAGCTGTAAAAACTACTTTGTATGGTGATTATTCCCATATTCAAAAAGCATTAGATAAAGGTTTTGCTTATTTGAATAAAAACCAACATAAAACAGATCCAGCTATCTCACATATTGAAAGCTTTGTTATTGGCAGAAATGAAATTAAAAACGCTTCCAAATGGGAAACTCAAATTTTCATTCCTTTAGCACCAAAAATAGCACCTGCTCCAAAAATAGTAATTCCTCCAACTGAAACTTACGAAGAAAGAGAAGAAGAGTCTACAGTAGAACCATTAACTCCAGTTACATCTCAACCTTTAAAAATAACAAAACCTATCATTAAAAAAATAGAGCCTAAGAAGATTCAGGGAGTTGAGAAAAAAGAAGAGCATTCAGAATTTTAA
- the mtaB gene encoding tRNA (N(6)-L-threonylcarbamoyladenosine(37)-C(2))-methylthiotransferase MtaB: MEKRKKVAFYTLGCKLNFSETSTIARNLQDEGFDRVDFEEVADMYVINTCSVTENADKQFKQVVRKAMKLNNKAFVAAVGCYAQLKPEELANVDGVDLVLGATEKFKLADYINDLSKNDMGEVHSCEIAEADFYVGSYSIGDRTRAFLKVQDGCDYKCTYCTIPLARGISRSDALENVLQNAYEISKQGIKEIVLTGVNIGDYGKGEFGNKKHEHTFLDLVQALDEVEGIERLRISSIEPNLLKNETIEFVSKSRTFVPHFHVPLQSGSNAILKLMKRRYQREVYTERVNKIREVMPHACIGVDVIVGFPGETDEHFLETYHFLNEMDISYLHVFTYSERDNTEAAEMEGVVPANVRAKRSKMLRGLSVKKRRAFYESQIGTNRTVLFESENKEGYIHGFTENYVKVKTPWNPELANTLQEVNLTHIDEDGSVRMDFVSALV; this comes from the coding sequence ATGGAGAAAAGAAAAAAAGTGGCCTTTTATACTTTGGGCTGTAAACTAAATTTTTCGGAGACATCGACTATTGCTCGTAATTTACAAGACGAAGGTTTTGACCGCGTTGATTTTGAGGAAGTCGCCGATATGTACGTAATCAATACCTGTTCCGTTACTGAAAATGCCGACAAGCAGTTCAAACAAGTGGTACGTAAGGCCATGAAGTTGAACAACAAAGCTTTTGTGGCTGCTGTGGGCTGTTATGCACAATTGAAACCTGAAGAATTGGCAAATGTCGATGGGGTGGATTTGGTGCTAGGTGCGACGGAGAAATTCAAACTAGCTGATTATATCAATGACTTGTCCAAAAATGACATGGGCGAGGTGCATTCTTGTGAAATTGCTGAAGCCGATTTCTATGTGGGCAGTTATTCCATAGGTGACCGTACCCGTGCGTTCCTAAAGGTGCAAGATGGTTGTGATTATAAATGTACCTATTGTACGATACCGTTAGCGAGAGGGATTTCGCGTAGTGATGCACTTGAAAATGTATTGCAAAACGCTTATGAAATTTCGAAACAGGGCATCAAGGAAATTGTGCTAACAGGAGTGAATATTGGGGATTACGGTAAAGGGGAATTTGGAAACAAAAAACACGAACATACCTTCTTGGATTTAGTACAAGCCTTGGATGAGGTAGAAGGAATTGAGCGTTTGCGAATTTCGTCCATTGAACCGAATTTATTGAAAAACGAAACGATTGAATTTGTTTCGAAGAGCAGAACTTTTGTACCGCATTTTCATGTGCCGTTGCAGTCAGGAAGCAATGCTATTTTGAAATTAATGAAACGTCGTTATCAGCGTGAAGTCTATACGGAACGTGTAAACAAAATACGTGAAGTGATGCCGCATGCTTGTATTGGTGTGGATGTAATCGTAGGTTTTCCTGGTGAGACCGATGAGCATTTCTTAGAAACCTATCATTTCTTGAATGAAATGGATATTTCGTATTTACACGTATTTACCTATTCAGAAAGAGATAACACGGAAGCCGCGGAAATGGAAGGCGTGGTTCCTGCTAATGTACGCGCGAAACGCAGTAAAATGCTTCGTGGACTATCGGTTAAAAAACGTCGTGCTTTTTATGAAAGTCAGATTGGAACAAATAGAACAGTCTTGTTTGAATCTGAAAATAAAGAAGGGTACATTCACGGATTTACGGAGAATTATGTAAAAGTAAAAACACCTTGGAATCCAGAGTTAGCGAACACGCTACAGGAAGTAAACCTAACGCATATTGATGAAGATGGTTCAGTACGAATGGATTTTGTATCGGCTTTGGTATAA
- a CDS encoding nucleoside triphosphate pyrophosphohydrolase family protein: protein MRKQIDSVKEFHTAFRIGHSETPIANLEEEKKILRYNLMKEENEEYLEAVKNNDLVEIADALGDMMYILCGTIIEHGLQDKIEAVFDEIQRSNMSKLGEDGNPIYREDGKVMKGPNYFKPDFSKIFSEK from the coding sequence ATGCGTAAACAAATAGACTCTGTTAAAGAATTTCATACGGCCTTTAGAATAGGACATAGTGAAACCCCAATTGCGAACTTAGAAGAAGAGAAAAAAATCCTCCGTTATAACTTAATGAAGGAAGAAAATGAAGAATATCTAGAGGCGGTCAAGAACAATGATTTAGTTGAAATTGCCGATGCTTTGGGGGATATGATGTATATTCTTTGTGGAACAATAATTGAACACGGTTTGCAAGATAAGATTGAAGCTGTTTTTGATGAAATTCAACGTTCTAATATGAGTAAACTCGGAGAAGATGGAAATCCTATTTATAGAGAAGACGGAAAAGTGATGAAGGGGCCAAACTATTTTAAACCCGATTTTTCGAAGATTTTTAGCGAAAAGTAA